The genomic DNA GACTAGATCGTCTTTAAGAATGAATAGAAGCTGGTAAATGGCGCTCTTAACGTAGTATTCGAAGTACGAAGACAGTAAGACTTCTAATTACATGCTAAAGTCTTTTTAAACAGGCAGAGTTTGTGCTGAAAGCTTGGCAGGGATCTCGATCTTAGTACACGGTCTTTACCGAAAGAATTTCTTTTAATAACTAAGCCAAGAAAAGGTCGGCGAGAGTAGTCGAAAAAGGTGAGGGAAGCCGAACCTATTAGCTTTATATAAAGTTAAGCAAAGCGATGTCAAACGGAGTAGTTCGAGAAGTGATATTCAAAAACGAAGCTATAATTTTGACTTGCAAGAAGACCccgtttaatataaaaacactCGTTAAAGCAAACATATGCTTACGAGCTCCTCCCGAAATCAAGTTCCACTTAAGCCAGTGGACAAAAACCGTATACACTTATGCACTGATATGCATATTTTAACCTTTTCATAAATtcacatttcaaaaaaatattatttattgtcgAACGTGCAGCGCATATGCGTGgagtgtttttattgttgttattaggTTATGTGTTTCATCTGCACTCGTTTTTGAATGGTAACTCGCCGACTACTGTTTGCGGCTGTGCGGCGGAAGCTGCGCTTTTATTGCCACCGCACTGCGCATGCGCATGGTTTTATCGCGCGCCGCTGCCGGACTAATAAAGCAGTTCATCATCATTGCGGCCATTACTGAGTGTGTCTCTGacattacaataaaatattggCCGGCAAAGAAGtacaggtatatatgtatatatgtctatacatataatatttactccaatacatgcatacatgttttgttgtaaaaatatgGCGAGAATTACGAACGACAACAATTATTTGAATGCGTACGGAATGCGTCTGCGGTCAGAGCTAACAATTTTGCAACAAGTACTTGTTGCATTGAAATCGCCGCAAAATTTCCACACTTCATTTGCTCTCATAATTCCAAATTTGTTCGCTCTCAGGAAGGCAATTGGGCACAAGGCGCGAAGTGGAAATGACGAATTATAAATACTTAGCGCCAAGGCGTAGGCACTGATGGAGCTAAGCACTTATCGAACTTAAAATGACGCGGGCAGCAACTGAGGtggatattatataatagtattaCAGAAGGGCTGACTTAGATTCGCTCCCTGTTCCGATTGGCGTCTAGATGAAATGTTACATTTCTAATGGCACCTctctgtccaagtgagatcctgtTACGATCGACCTGTTAACCTAATAGCGTCTCTTAGCAAACAAAAGTAAACCTCAAAATCTCTGCCCTAAAACAGTTGCTCACAAAGTCCATCAACCATTTGGAGTATATTTAAAAGTTGCTCCGTTTGTCGGATTATCTAGTTTTTATCAACTTTGCTGACGTAATTTTTTGACTGAATTCGCATTTTTGTAGAATCGAAAATGCCGGCTGCGACTCCTGCAGTTACTGCTTGGCTAGCTAAATGAAAGTGTCAGTTATTTTGGGACGTAGAATCGGTTCACAGCTTAAGCGCTCAAGAACATACTACTTCTTCACGTTCGGAAACTGGCAAAAGTTATATAAACTTACCTTACGTATTAAGGAGTCGAGACAGTAAGACCAGGTTTAAATGAGACCACTTACAACAAGCAGATCGactgaatgatcaaaaaatATAGTGCCGATATTTAGAAATAGGGTAGAAGATTCAGTTGAAGAAATCGCAGAAATGTTGGGAAATATCATTAGATAAAACAAAATGCCATTTtgggttgaaaaaaaaaattgaaaaacgaaTGGTAAAAGGCGCTTTCAAGTCGGAAATATGCACGAGAGGTTGGACAGTAACGCAGTAACAAAGGATGAAAGGACGAACCTACGTATatcaaaataaactttaaagcGGAAGAATTTTTATTATCCGCGGTACATCTCCTCTTTAAGGGGTTACTGGTagacagaattttcaaaaaaaaaaaaaaaattatcttaaaaatcttaaaaatattcgctgaaaacgaaaatgaaagttgatccgataattactttttgtgttattcgacaaataacaaagagcgctcgaGAGCAGGTAGCTAGCATTTAAATGCGTtttctcaaaacttttttttttttaactggggacaactgtaactcgaaaaccgctgagtatattttaatgaaatttaaacagcttttataatacataataaactcgggcctAATGGacggatttttttttcaaaaatttcgaatttttaagaccaactgttgatttttttcccgaaaatctggaaaaaaattttcctaaggccgccattttgttcatttttgaaagaaaaataaatgttttttttatccaATTGATTTTAGATTaatctccaaggacttatgattgtccCCGCAAGGACCTTTTCTAGGAATTGGGTCAACAAAAGCTATAACttggaaatacaattttttttttttttgaaattttcgtgaattcaagtcaaaacattgtataataacgCCATATTacaacttttgaaaaataacatgatttaatagcaaaaaaaatttactgaaaattctcattttttcatgactctgactacccctaaccccttaaaaaatcggtataagtatataaattaaatacaatgctTTAGAAATTGTTCTCTAATAATTATAGTGCGCTGCTGctacatttgtttaaaattataacacTTATAGGGGTATTGGCCAAATCTTTAGCCATTACTTTAAAATCTAGTGTAGACAAAAACCTTCTGCACTTAGAGCGACACCTAGCGTGAAACTTTGAAGTTAGAAGTCATGAAACTTTATTAGAGCTGCCgctatttacaatatttaaaaagcgaaaaaagttaattcaaaccaattttcgactttcaaaaacataaagaaattaatttaatcaatAATTTAGCACTTTTTGAGTATGAACAAGAGACACAATATATGTAAGCTCAAAACAAAGCGTACTCTATATATATAGAGAGAGGCAAAAGAGTGGAAGAGAGAATTATAGAGGCAATGAGAGAGCAGTTCCCACAACAACGGTTCTACGGTCGACGGTGATACCGAATTTTATACGGCCAAGAGCTGTTCTcacggcgatctaaccctgtgtGGGTCGGTAATTAGCAATTAAGGCAGagagaaaaagaaagaaattaatgaaacatattttaaaaactcaaGTGCACGAACATACGAGCGCGTAGTTAGAGACTAAATACGATTACTGTTAGAACATATAATTGCTCAGTGAGTACATACGAGTGCTCAGTGAGTACATACGAGTGCTCAGTGAGTACATACGAGTGCTCAGTGAGTACATACGAGTGCTCAGTGAGTACACACGAGTGCTCAGTGAGTACATACGAGTGCTCAGTGAGTACATACGAGTGCTCAGTGAGTACATACGAGTGCTCAGTGAGTACATACGAGTGCTCAGTGAGTACATACGAGTGCTCAGTGAGTACATACGAGTGCTCAGTGAGTACATACGAGTGCTCAGTGAGTACATACGAGTGCTCAGTGAGTACATACGAGTGCTCAGTGAGTACATACGAGTGCTCAGTGAGTACATACGAGTGCTCAGTGAGTACATACGAGTGCTCAGTGAGTACATACGAGTGCTCAGTGAGTACATACGAGTGCTCAGTGAGTACATACGAGTGCTCAGTGAGTACATACGAGTGCTCAGTGAGTACATACGAGTGCTCAGTGAGTACATACGAGTGCTCAGTGAGTACATACGAGTGCTCAGTGAGTACATACGAGTGCTCAGTGAGTACATACGAGTGCTCAGTGAGTACATACGAGTGCTCAGTGAGTACATACGAGTGCTCAGTGAGTACATACGAGTGCTCAGTGAGTACATACGAGTGCTCAGTGAGTACATACGAGTGCTCAGTGAGTACATACGAGTGCTCAGTGAGTACATACGAGTGCTCAGTGAGTACATACGAGTGCTCAGTGAGTACATACGAGTGCTCAGTGAGTACATACGAGTGCTCAGTGAGTACATACGAGTGCTCAGTGAGTACATACGAGTGCTCAGTGAGTACATACGAGTGCTCAGTGAGTACATACGAGTGCTCAGTGAGTACATACGAGTGCTCAGTGAGTACATACGAGTGCTCAGTGAGTACATACGAGTGCTCAGTGAGTACATACGAGTGCTCAGTGAGTACATACGAGTGCTCAGTGAGTACATACGAGTGCTCAGTGAGTACATACGAGTGCTCAGTGAGTACATACGAGTGCTCAGTGAGTACATACGAGTGCTCAGTGAGTACATACGAGTGCTCAGTGAGTACATACGAGTGCTCAGTGAGTACATACGAGTGCTCAGTGAGTACATACGAGTGCTCAGTGAGTACATACGAGTGCTCAGTGAGTACATACGAGTGCTCAGTGAGTACATACGAGTGCTCAGTGAGTACATACGAGTGCTCAGTGAGTACATACGAGTGCTCAGTGAGTACATACGAGTGCTCAGTGAGTACATACGAGTGCTCAGTGAGTACATACGAGTGCTCAGTGAGTACATACGAGTGCTCAGTGAGTACATACGAGTGCTCAGTGAGTACATACTAGTGCTCAGTGAGTACATACGAGTGCTCAGTGAGTACATACGAGTGCTCAGTGAGTACATACGAGTGCTCAGTGAGTACATACGAGTGCTCAGTGAGTCGATACAACAACCAATCAATCAAAACCACATAATAGGTATTCTTGGCTAATTATTCAGTTGTAGCGGGGTAACCAATTCATTTGTGGTTATTAGGTTATATGTTTAGTGTATTTTGGAAGTGATTTGGTAATGCGTGTTTGATATTGTATGCAAATAGTATATTCAGCAAAAAAAACTACTACACTACAATGAAGAGGCTTAAATTTACGGCCTTTTGAGAGGGAGATtccatgcatttttttttttaattgttataacTTATTTCATTTCATGCAATATTAGCgtgataaaattatatattatgaatatacaATTTCTTAGTACAAAAGGCACAAAATTTAAGCCTTCGTAAGTATAAGTGTTGAAAATCGTCACTTACATGAGCACATATTgccatttgtttgaaattttgggGGTGTATCACATATGGAGATGATAGTATGTAATGTTGATTGTTGCTTTAgtattttatgttgttgtaagTGATATGAAAATTATTGTAGTTAAGTTGAttgttgtacatatatatatatatataataaagtagaGTTTTGTAAATTACAGCTACTGCATGTGGTGAATATGAGTTAGaggtgaatattttttttttcaaaaatgtttatataaaagtGTCACGCTGATGTCTGGTTGATATATTTACATCATTGTTGACAATTATCGCTATGGTGAAAATTTTCGTTCGGTTTTTAAGCTGTAACCAATGTTGTAACATATACCTGCATAACTTTAAGCTTTTTAGACGTTGTCGGAGTGCGGCACACCGTTACTGGCACAaattacggttttttgtttgctgCTGTTGCCACCTATAcacttttttgtatattatttttaaatttttaatttttttattttttgttttttgtgcttctaaaatttttttttgtttggtttggtaaattttctatttttttattactttttttgtaatatttctattttttataattttcttatcatttcaaaaataaaaaaattaaacaaataaaatcaaaatcattatttttagtaattatttatcgcgcatttacatacacacatacatacatacactgatCTATGTATAAATTCGTGCTTACCTTTTTGTTTAAGTCTTTCGTTTCgtttgtttttgatttacactttttttaaaatatccttagcaaaatacaattttatattcataattaATATTAGCATTAGTATATTCGCATTAGTTactagttgttgttattatttgcaGTGTGTGTTTTGCACAAGATTTAACATTGTATGTAAGTGTGGCTAAAggtatgttgttgttttagtataGTTGTTGATGTTGTAGTAGTAGTACTTAATATAAAGCGCGTTGTTTCCTATGTTATacatattccaaaaaaatttactaaatttcaATGACTTCAATTTGTTGTGACTTGATAATCATTTGCgtttaaattatacaataatgtgtgttgttgttgtttttctcttgcagttttttgttgtattacttTTCAATTAGGTATTTGTTGTTGGATAGCTAAGCTCAGTCTTAGTTCCTTACTCTCACAGTTAGCTGcaaagaatttaatttatttttattacttttgtatatgtgtaaatatgtctgtttgtatgtatgtgtacctcTGTGCGTAAATTCCACTCAGCGTTTGTACATTTATTTGGCAAATGTCAATAGAACATGCCACACGTAGCATGAGCAGCAGCAAGCGTTTCTAGTGTTGCGAACGCACGGATGTGTCCGCCGTTGATTCGGGTGAACCCGCTTTGGAAGCCAATGCGCTGTCGCCGGTTGTATTGTTATCGGGTACAAGTGTAATTTCGCTCTTCTTTTGATGCAACATATCGATTTCGGTTAATGCCACATCGGGTTCCTGCGGAATatgaggaaaatatttttggtattgtTGTTGAAACAAGTTCTCAGATACTATTTCAGGGACATCTAAAGACGGGTGCAGAAAGCGAGCACCATTTACGCAGGAAAGAGGTGTTAAAGGagggtattgttgttgttggcagaaAATATCTCTAAAGTAATTTGGAGAagtgctgccgagttgacaattCTTGGTCGGGTAAAAGTTCAGGTActttccggttacgtagacccaacTGTCGTGTGAACAGGAATTGTGGGCCTTCGAAGGGTCTTGCAACAAGGATGTCTCTCTCGAAATTGGGGCTATTATGGTAAGATTACTCGAAAATCTAGAGACGACTTTTGCTCTTGTCTTCAAAGGACATTATCCTTAAGAATAGAGGTGAAAAAATGTTCATTGGCCTTCTCTGTTCATTCTTCTTCGTCTTGTTGGTAAACAATGATCATCGTGGACTtcgtaagaaaaaatattgaactccTTACAGCGTAAAAGCAATGAATTCTAATTCTGAAAGTGATTTTTAAGCAGTCAACAGAATATGTGGTAAGTGAAATCTCTCAGGTGGCGGagagttttcaaatatagaaATTCACCACATTTGAGGGGAGATTTTCATAATACTAAACATTTTAATGAACAATTGGACTCAGCTGTTCAgtgaaagtaaagaaaattcaaTGAATATTACGCGCTACTGAAATTCAGTTGCTCACCTTCTCCAAAGCCGCATCGGATACATTCAAATGATAGCCTTCGGTGCAATAACGTTTCAGCAATTCAATGCCTTCTGCACGATAATCAGCATAACGTGTTTCCCAAGCGTCCAGCAAGCGATTATAGTAACGTGGATTGTCGATAAATTTTAGGTAGGTATGTGTGTCGGCGGTTGGAAAGATGCGTTCGAGTGGCGCACAGCGCACATTCTCATCCTCGGCAATAATTAGGCAGCGTACATCGTCTGGCAGTAGATTGGCGAGTATGGGTTCGAGGTATTCTTCGCGAAATTCAATTGAACGATTAGTGAATTGATTGTGTTTGCGCACCTCTTCGGCAGTGAGACAGGTGGTGAAGATGCGCTTATCATGGCACAGTGGGCCCGTCAGATTCAGCTCTTGTTGTATgtctttttgttgcttttcattAAGTTTTGGCGGCACCTGCGCAATTTAAGTGTAGGATTGAAGGTTAGGTATGCAAATAAAGGATAAAATTTCGAGTATGCACCTGATAGAGCGCTGTGTTCAACACAGCCTGTATGAGTGGTCCTTTCACGTGCAAATCCAATGGCAGTTCTGAGTGCAGGGACGGCGATATATTAATTTCCAACAACCATGGTACTAGATTCTCATCCAGCAAAACATCGAAACCGAATAGTTCAAAACAATTATAACGAAAATTAACATTCTGACGATACATGCGATTCAGGCCCGATTCACCGCTAACAATCGCTTTAATCACCAAATTACGCAATGTCGCCCAGAGACGTTTCGTATTCACGCCACGTGTCTCCAAACATGACCACAGCGATTGTAGTGTCCATTTGTGACCTTGACAGGCATTGAAATCTTCGTTTTTCGAATAGTTTTGTGAGAATTTATTGATGCTATAATTTGTTAGATGCATGCAACGATCATCGAGACTAGTCAGCTCCGAGCTGTACTTAACTGCGGGAGTTAGAAGGTGAAAGTATTATAATTGTGGACTTGTATATGTTATGTGTGACATGAGGAAGGTACTCACCTGACGCGAAACGCGCTAAGCCatctttgtacatatatattcgcAAGGGATTTATCGATGTGAGCACCACATAAATACGCATATCAAATTTGCTATCGTTGATAAGCAGTGGACGCTCGATATAtctgaaaaaaagaaatatatatatataaattattagttaTTAGTAACGAACATTGAATTTTGCCGAACCGAACATTGGATATACGATCAAATACAAATACTTAAAGAGGggtaaaaatcgattttttgtttttatattttcaaagtttaactattcaagaatatttCTACGAgagtatttttgaaaatttaaattattttcgaagatatagatattttactgacccggcctccaaactggttcggctgggtctaatcgaacaaaagactttacgcgaaactttaagggggtattctgtgTAAATGCCCGAATTTTAGGCCTTTTTCGgacccgataaaaaaaaaaaaaaatattttcaccataaatatttttatatgttttttattgatctttaaagagtacaaatcgattatatttccaaaaaaaaaaatattaaaaaaattccatgCCTGCAAAGTGGTAGTAACtgataaaaaagtttctaaaaaagtagttaagagaaaaacgactttaaagCTCTCGCCGAGCAGCCactccgaaaaaaattaaaatttcaaaaaatctttttagggACATATTCTTACAGGgttatactacaataatatacaaaaaaaaaagattttttttatatttctaagcCCCCTTTCTTTAAATGCGGTTTTCTCAAACCAgactttttaaatacaataccCACAATTTCTCGAATTCTGCTGGAAcgatttaattcaaattttcagaGAGTCTTCTTTATAGACCTCTCGTTGAGTATGAACTAAATATAATTAGatatcatatatacacacacttacTTTTGTACTACCAGCGGACGATCTTTTGGGAATTGGCTCCATTTATTTACGATACGTATACCGGTGCCGCGTGCACTTGCTGGCGGTTTCACAATCCATTTTGTCAGCCTCGAAGCATTCTTGGGCCAGACTTGTCGCAGATTTTCCAAATCATCGGGCATTACGTAAGATCTGCAAATGAGCAATAGTTTATTATACTATTTATAACACAATCTAAACGTTTTAAAAGAGGTTTGAAAAACgccaaaatgcaacaaaaactttaacaaaaaaaaccaaaaaaaaaatttttttaaagtctaCTTAGCAATATCAGCAATTGAGGTTATGTTCTTCAACAATCCTGTTTACTTACTTTTGCATAAAACCAAATTCCTTTTTGCCAAACTTCTTCATATTATTATGTATACTCCGCCACATGCTATCCTTGCGACCGATTCGAAACGAACCCGGCATATGATTGTACTTTTGGTGTGAGCGTATTGTGCGAAAGCCTGGACTTTTCATGTGTTTCTCCCAAACGGCCATCCAGTCGGTGGTGTCTAAGGAGCGGCgtacacaaaaattattgttataaaaaaaaaataataataatttatagacAGAGTTGCATTGTTACGCACTTTTAATAATGCGAAAACCTGAGTTGAGCACCACACGTTTCACTATCTTCGGCATTACCGGACTAAGTTTCCACTTTAGCACACGATGTAATGTTGGCGGCACAGCAGGACCCTTTTCAGCGTGCGATGAGAAATTCAAGTAGGGTGGCACATTTGGAAAAATACTTGGCGACAATATACACTCCGGTTTGTAGTATTCGCTCGCTTCGGTATCGGCTTCGCTATCTTCCGTTACATCGTTGCTCACATGTTCGGGTAGATAGCGTATATTTCTACTTTGGTGTTTTTCATTTAAATCACTAACGAGGTAGAATGGATGACCGGTATATTCTTCGTCCGAATCACTATCGGTATAATCGTTCACATCGTCGATTGCTTTAAATGTAATGgttgagaaaatggaaaatatctttgtaaataatatggataatttgttgtttgtgtgGTACACCACTCACCAGCACAAGGATCATCCTCGGGTGTGTTGCCATGCTTGCTGCGATCACCGTCACCGCCTTTAGCTAAAGAAACGCCCACATAAGTTGAATTATCGGCAATTGGATGACGATTATGATAGGTGGTGCGATTATCGTGCGGCATATATTGTGAGGCATAAACGCTAGTCTCATAAGCGGTTGCTGCCGTCTTATTAAGGCCATTTTGCGTTAGCAATTCCGATTTCTTATCATTATGATTAAGCAAACTACTAGCGTGGAATTGATTCACAATGATTTTGTTTAATGCTTTCTGGGTTGGTGCAGCAATGTATGACTTATCGGCAGTGCTTAGGGTAGAGGCGCCGCCATTTATGGCAGCAGCATTGATGGCATTGCTGGCATTAACACCTaggccaccaccaccaccaccaccgccgccgGCGGCACGTTTGGTTGGTGATAACGAACGCCGTGGACTGCCATTTGTCGGTGTATGCGGGTGAGGATGGGAATGGCGTTTGGTGTTATGCGCAATTAATTTGGACACTCCGACCGGTTCATCGCGTGGTCGCTTCAAAAGCAACTATAGCGTTAGGGCGCATGCACAATGAgaatataacaaataaacacGGAACATAAACAATACAGCAACAGCGTCAATTCACGTACGGGATACGCAGGAACATTGTATAACGGTTTTTGTATTAGGTATCGTGTGgtgtgtaggtatgtgtgcCATTGGTTGTGGAAGGAAGGAACAGAAACACAATCGGTATAcaaaagttaggttaggttagttacATATAActgttataaataatttcaaatggtTAAAacaagtattaaataaaatatataatatatttaataataaaatactaattaaTAACATTATATTTAGAACACTGAATCGATTTGAAAACTGTTGATGGCGTGTTAGAGATCGAAGAAGTATTGCTACAACCGGAAAGACATTTGAGCTTTGACAATAGTaatcaaaacaagaaataaGGTTAAGAAAGGGTTGTaccgaagccataatacccttcacaaataaaaaagtttccatacaaggactggatttCGCTCATTTCTGCGCAGCTTCTAGCGTTGCTTTGAACAACaagctatgccaaattttgtgaagatatcttgacaaataaaaaagtttccatgcaaggacttgattccgatcgttcagtttgcatggcagctacatgctatagtggtccaatctaaaCAGTTTCTGCAGGGCTTGTAGccttgccttggacaataagccatgtcaaatttcgtgaagttatctcgtcaattaaaaaagttttctttacaagGACTAAactttaatcgttcagtttatatggcagctatatgctatagtgatccgatatcagcgattccgacaaatgagcagcttcttgaggagaaaaggacgtgtgcgaaatttttgatcgatatcttaaaaactgagcgaccaggtacgcgtatatacagatagacgcacgaacatggctaaatcgactcagctcttaacgctgaacatttatatatacactttcttggatctccgatgtttccttttgggtattacaaaagTTGAAAAGATGTTTCGGCCAATTTAAGGATAGGAATCCCTTTGTCGGTATTCAATATCCCCAGAGGGCAGGCTTCTTCAGGCTGAGGTGTTTTCAATTATAAACGCACAAACACTTTTTCGCTTAATATCCCGCTTTCAAAACGATTCAATGAAAACtactcacaaataaaaaaaaaacactaaaatttgGAATATATATTTGACATACGATATTATTTCACAGCTCTACATACCTGCACGCCGGTCATCGGCGTGGTGACGTCTGCAAAGGACGTTAATGGAGCCGCAGTATTACTACGAATGCTAATCCTATTTGACTTATTCAGCGAGGCATTACTAATTATTGACGGATCTATTGACGGTCCAGTCAACGGTGTGCCACCACCTCTTTGACGTCTCATATTTGTACCATTTAGaatattgttgctattattattgttgttattgttgttatgttCATTATGTCCCGGTGGTACATTAATCATATACTTATTATTCATACTGATAGTATAATGATTGGGTGCATCGATTTTACAACCATGTGGGGTATGAGCGTGATTGTGTGACGAAAGCAAAAGATTCTTTTGCACATACAATTTATCCTTGTACAGTTCGACTTCTTCCAGCCATGATTCATGGAAATCGAGTATTTCCAAACCTTTCGTTTTCACACCGGCATTTTTACCACCAGACGTATTACTACTGGCATTCTCCTTTGTATGAGTGTGAAGATGCGTATGACCATGACCATGACTTGTGTGACCGTTCTCTTTGATTTGATTCGTATTTGGAGGCTGTGGCCTTTTTTCACTAATTGGTGCCATTTTCACTTTGAATTTTGATTTCTGCACCAAAAAGCACATAAAGAAAAGAAAtgagagaaaataatattatgtagtTAAACAGATAATGTAAAGCAAACACTATTCAGTAGCGCCGAAAAAGATAAgcttaaaaaaatacacaaaacaaaattgaaaaaacaaaagaaaaagaaaatgacAGACAAATAACGTGAAGGTAATTCAAAAGTAACAACTTGTTGCAATGTCGCGTCGCCTCTGCCACGCTCCTCACTTACTGCAACTGCGCCCACGTTCTCACTCATCGTTCGACGTcgaaaattaattgataaatcCAATACACAGCGTTGAGTAATCTTTCAGCGCGCGATGTGCAATGGAAGCTGTCCCCGTCTATACTCGCGGCGATGATATTGTGAATAACGGCGGAGCGCACAAAAATAACTGAAGCTATTTTCGTGGTAGCATGCCACACAGACCTCTTAGTTAATAATACTAACAATACCAGCAACAAgcccaaaataaaaacaatatggcaCGAGCACAAGTATTCGCCTTTCGATTGAGCAATCGAAGCAAATCAATTCTGTACTCTGAATGTCTCGGATGATGCGAACGATCAGGcgcaaagtaaaaaaattgaacGCTTAGTGAATTGTCGCAACTATTT from Bactrocera oleae isolate idBacOlea1 chromosome 3, idBacOlea1, whole genome shotgun sequence includes the following:
- the TTLL4B gene encoding tubulin polyglutamylase ttll-4 isoform X3, translated to MSENVGAVAKSKFKVKMAPISEKRPQPPNTNQIKENGHTSHGHGHTHLHTHTKENASSNTSGGKNAGVKTKGLEILDFHESWLEEVELYKDKLYVQKNLLLSSHNHAHTPHGCKIDAPNHYTISMNNKYMINVPPGHNEHNNNNNNNNSNNILNGTNMRRQRGGGTPLTGPSIDPSIISNASLNKSNRISIRSNTAAPLTSFADVTTPMTGVQLLLKRPRDEPVGVSKLIAHNTKRHSHPHPHTPTNGSPRRSLSPTKRAAGGGGGGGGGLGVNASNAINAAAINGGASTLSTADKSYIAAPTQKALNKIIVNQFHASSLLNHNDKKSELLTQNGLNKTAATAYETSVYASQYMPHDNRTTYHNRHPIADNSTYVGVSLAKGGDGDRSKHGNTPEDDPCAAIDDVNDYTDSDSDEEYTGHPFYLVSDLNEKHQSRNIRYLPEHVSNDVTEDSEADTEASEYYKPECILSPSIFPNVPPYLNFSSHAEKGPAVPPTLHRVLKWKLSPVMPKIVKRVVLNSGFRIIKNTTDWMAVWEKHMKSPGFRTIRSHQKYNHMPGSFRIGRKDSMWRSIHNNMKKFGKKEFGFMQKSYVMPDDLENLRQVWPKNASRLTKWIVKPPASARGTGIRIVNKWSQFPKDRPLVVQKYIERPLLINDSKFDMRIYVVLTSINPLRIYMYKDGLARFASVKYSSELTSLDDRCMHLTNYSINKFSQNYSKNEDFNACQGHKWTLQSLWSCLETRGVNTKRLWATLRNLVIKAIVSGESGLNRMYRQNVNFRYNCFELFGFDVLLDENLVPWLLEINISPSLHSELPLDLHVKGPLIQAVLNTALYQVPPKLNEKQQKDIQQELNLTGPLCHDKRIFTTCLTAEEVRKHNQFTNRSIEFREEYLEPILANLLPDDVRCLIIAEDENVRCAPLERIFPTADTHTYLKFIDNPRYYNRLLDAWETRYADYRAEGIELLKRYCTEGYHLNVSDAALEKEPDVALTEIDMLHQKKSEITLVPDNNTTGDSALASKAGSPESTADTSVRSQH
- the TTLL4B gene encoding tubulin polyglutamylase ttll-4 isoform X1, whose protein sequence is MDILAKNRNLLNDNNNNLHNKSKFKVKMAPISEKRPQPPNTNQIKENGHTSHGHGHTHLHTHTKENASSNTSGGKNAGVKTKGLEILDFHESWLEEVELYKDKLYVQKNLLLSSHNHAHTPHGCKIDAPNHYTISMNNKYMINVPPGHNEHNNNNNNNNSNNILNGTNMRRQRGGGTPLTGPSIDPSIISNASLNKSNRISIRSNTAAPLTSFADVTTPMTGVQLLLKRPRDEPVGVSKLIAHNTKRHSHPHPHTPTNGSPRRSLSPTKRAAGGGGGGGGGLGVNASNAINAAAINGGASTLSTADKSYIAAPTQKALNKIIVNQFHASSLLNHNDKKSELLTQNGLNKTAATAYETSVYASQYMPHDNRTTYHNRHPIADNSTYVGVSLAKGGDGDRSKHGNTPEDDPCAAIDDVNDYTDSDSDEEYTGHPFYLVSDLNEKHQSRNIRYLPEHVSNDVTEDSEADTEASEYYKPECILSPSIFPNVPPYLNFSSHAEKGPAVPPTLHRVLKWKLSPVMPKIVKRVVLNSGFRIIKNTTDWMAVWEKHMKSPGFRTIRSHQKYNHMPGSFRIGRKDSMWRSIHNNMKKFGKKEFGFMQKSYVMPDDLENLRQVWPKNASRLTKWIVKPPASARGTGIRIVNKWSQFPKDRPLVVQKYIERPLLINDSKFDMRIYVVLTSINPLRIYMYKDGLARFASVKYSSELTSLDDRCMHLTNYSINKFSQNYSKNEDFNACQGHKWTLQSLWSCLETRGVNTKRLWATLRNLVIKAIVSGESGLNRMYRQNVNFRYNCFELFGFDVLLDENLVPWLLEINISPSLHSELPLDLHVKGPLIQAVLNTALYQVPPKLNEKQQKDIQQELNLTGPLCHDKRIFTTCLTAEEVRKHNQFTNRSIEFREEYLEPILANLLPDDVRCLIIAEDENVRCAPLERIFPTADTHTYLKFIDNPRYYNRLLDAWETRYADYRAEGIELLKRYCTEGYHLNVSDAALEKEPDVALTEIDMLHQKKSEITLVPDNNTTGDSALASKAGSPESTADTSVRSQH